The following nucleotide sequence is from Pseudonocardia sp. C8.
TGCTGCCGACCTATGCGCAGATCGGCATCGCTGCGCCCGTCCTGCTGATCGTGCTGCGCATGATCCAGGGCGTGGCGATGGGCGGTGAGTGGGGCGGCGCGGTCCTGATCGCCACCGAGTACGCCCCGCGGCACAAGAGGATCCTCTACGGGGCGTTCGCCCAGCAGGGCTCGCCGGTGGGCAACCTGCTGGCGACCGTCTCGTTCCTCGGGATCGCCCAGCTGTCCGAGCCGGCGTTCGAGTCGTGGGGCTGGCGGGTTCCGTTCCTGTCCTCGCTGGTTCTCCTCATGGTCGGGCTGTTCATCCGCCTGCGCATGGCCGAGACCCCGGAGATGACCCGGCTGCTGGAGTCGAAGCGCACGGCGAAGCTCCCGATCCGGGACGTGCTGCGCCATCACCGCCTGCTCGTCGCGCTGGGTGTCGGCGCGGGCGCGGCCGGCGTCGCGATCACCTACGTGAAGACGACCTTCGCGCTGTCCTGGGCCACCACCGAGCTGACGTTCGACCGCAGCACGTTCCTCACCGTCATCACCGTCGCCCTGGTCGTCCAGGTGGTCGTCCAGCCCTTCGGTGCCGTGCTCGCGAGCCGGATCGATCTCCGGCGCGCGGTCCTGTGGATGCTGTTGCCCGAGATCGTGCTGCTGCCCCTGATGTTCGTCCTGCTGCAGACCGGGTCGACCGGGCTGGCGATGATCGGCATGGCACTCGCGACCGTCCCGCACGCGATGTTCTACGCGGCGCTGGCCGGGATCCTGTCCGAGGTCTTCCCGGTCGACGTCCGGTACACGGCCACCTCGCTCGCCTACCAGCTCTGCACGACGATCTTCGCGGGCACCGCGCCGCTGGCGTCGCAGACGCTGCTCACCGCGACCGGCTCCATCTGGGCCGTCGTCGGGCTCGGTCTCGGGTTCGTCCTCGTCTCGATCGTCTGCACCGGTGCGCTGATCCGCCGCAGCACCTGGTCGACCGCGTGACCACCACGCCGTACCGCTCGGAAGGAACGCTCGTGAACTACGCCGACCGGGACCCCGCGCTCAAGCCGATGCTCGACCGCGTGCTGTCCACGGAGGACCGCAACCGGCTCGAGCCGCTGCTCGACGCGATGGGCACCGCCGCACCGGCCGAGGTCGACCCCCTCGCCCGGACCGCCGACCGCCATCCCCCGCGGCACGTGCCGTTCTCCCCGTCCGGCGACCGGATCGACGACGTCGAGTTCCACCCGG
It contains:
- a CDS encoding MFS transporter, coding for MPREAKKAGVTAFIGTTVEWFDFYIYGTASALVFGRLFFPEMTPAIGTLAAFGTFWVGFLARPLGGVIFGHIGDRIGRKKALITTLTMMAVATTGVGLLPTYAQIGIAAPVLLIVLRMIQGVAMGGEWGGAVLIATEYAPRHKRILYGAFAQQGSPVGNLLATVSFLGIAQLSEPAFESWGWRVPFLSSLVLLMVGLFIRLRMAETPEMTRLLESKRTAKLPIRDVLRHHRLLVALGVGAGAAGVAITYVKTTFALSWATTELTFDRSTFLTVITVALVVQVVVQPFGAVLASRIDLRRAVLWMLLPEIVLLPLMFVLLQTGSTGLAMIGMALATVPHAMFYAALAGILSEVFPVDVRYTATSLAYQLCTTIFAGTAPLASQTLLTATGSIWAVVGLGLGFVLVSIVCTGALIRRSTWSTA